TCAGCTTCGGTTTCGCCGTAGTTGAGATCGCGGACGAGATCGCGGATGTGGACGACGCCCTGGACGTTGTCGAGGCTCCCCTCGTAGACGGGAATGCGGGCGTGACCGCTCTGGATACAGATGCTGATAGCCTCGTCGATGGCGGCGTCTTTTGGGACGGCGGTCATGTCGAGTCGGGGGGTCATGACCTCTTTGACGATGGTGTTGTTGAACCGGAAGATGCGCGTGAGCATCTCGTGTTCTTCTTCCTCTAAGACGCCCTCGCGCTCACCGGATTCGATCATCTCCTGGATTTCGTCGCGGGTGACGTAAGGGGATTCGATCGCGCCGGTGGAGCCGGTGAGTCTGTTGACCTGGCGGGTGAGGTAATCGAAGAGGACGATCAGCGGAAAGAGGAAGTATTCGGTGGCTTTGAGCGGTTTGGAGATGCGGATCGCCCAGGATTCGGTGTTTTCGACGGCGTAAGATTTGGGCACGCTCTCGCCGAAGAGAAGGACGATCGCGGTGATGCCGAAGGTCGCGAGGATAACGCCGAGCAGGCCACCGAAGTGAATCGAGAGCACCGCGGTGGCGATCGAGGACATCGCGATGTTGACGATGTTGTTACCCACGAGGATCGTCACCAGCAGCCGATGAGGGTCGTCTTTGAGCCGTTTGACCAGCGCCGCCCCCTCGGTACCGTCCTCGACCATCCCCTCGAGACGGTGTTTGGGAAGGTTGAACATGGCGATCTCGGACGAAGAGAAAAAGCCCGAGAGTGCGATGAGAACGACGACCGCGAACCCGCCCAGGAGCGTCACGGTCGACTCCGCGATTTCGAAACCCACCACGGGAACGTCGTAGGCGGCCACCATCATCTCGAGAGGAAGCGAGCGCGTCATTACTGTATAAATCATCAACACGAAAACTAATCACTTGCGGTTCGATGAGAAACGACTGACAGCCTTTTACACATTGTCCCTGTTCACGACTCGATCGGGCTGTCTCGTACTGAAGCATATCTCATCTCGGCTCACTAAATTGTGTATCATGTGGTAGTCTCGAATCGCACATCACGTGATACTCTCGAGTCAAATATCGCCTCGGATCGCTCTCGAGCAGTACCGTCCGTACCACAGCGGGACGGGTACGCCGTCCCTGTTCCCCCTCAACGTATCGTTCCGCTGTAGGATGTCTTCTCTGAACCTCATCGCCTCGGGTGGTCGAATCAGTCCCCGTTGCTCTCGACCGCTACTCGTTTGAGCTGGAACGTAACTTCGTGTTCGTCTTCGAACTGATCTTCGTCAACGTTGTACGTTTCCACCGTCGTTCGCCCGTCGGACGCGATCGTCGCGATTCTGAAGCGCGGAACGTGGTCGTCACCGACTTTCGTTCGCTCGATCCCCGGAATGTGAACGTGGTGGTTTTCCCACTCGTCTCGAGCGTACGTCGTCGTTTCGTGGACGCTCATGTGCGAGTGTCCGGAGAACACGGCGCTGACGTTCGGCATCGAGAGAATGCGATCGAAGTTCGCCGTTTGCATCGTCCGTCCCTCCGGAAAGACGTTCTGAGGTGCTGCGTGAACGAAGAGTACTGCCGGTAGGTCTTCGTGGGCCTCGAGTTTCGACTCGATCCAGTCCAGTTCCTCCTCGTCGAAGTCCTTCCCGTTTTTCGATGCCGTTGCAAAGACGAACAGCACGTCGTTGGCCGTCTTCACGTAGCTAATATCTGGAATCGCGGACGGATCGTCGTTCCACGTTTTTGCGTATTCGAAAAACCGGTCGGTACTCTCCTCGAGTTCCTCGTTGCCGAGAATCGGATAGAACGGTGCCTCCAGATCCTGGAGTATCTCGGTAGCGGCTTCGTACTGTACACGCGTCCCCTTGTGAGCGACGTCACCGATTCCGGCGACGAAGTCGAACGAACGGTCCTCGGCGAGCCGATTGATCGCGTCGATAGCGCTCTCGAAGTTGTCGAAGACTGGATCGGGCTTGGGCTCGAGATCCCCGACGATCGGCACTCGTAGTACGTCGCTGTCCTGGCCCGGAGACGACTGGTCGCCTTGTGTGTCGGAATCGTGTACAGTCATGGATACCTTCTGCTATCAGTTAGCACTTGCCGGTACAGCTATATTCCATAAAAACCTTTGGTTGTTCTCGTCGTCGATTTGGGACAGTTCGGAGGCCTGAGGCACGTACTTATTTATAGAAGCACAATCATAGCATCGTTCGACAATGAGCAAACGAATGCAACAGGGTCGTCCGATGATCGTAATGGGCGACGACGCACAGCGCGTCAAGGATAAAGACGCCCAGGAGCACAACATCCAGGCCGCACGAGCGGTTGCACGGTCTGTCCGTTCGACGCTCGGTCCGAAGGGAATGGACAAGATGCTCGTCGACTCGTCGGGTTCGATCACGATCACGAACGACGGTGTCACTATCCTCGAGGAGATGGATATCGACAACCCGACGGCCGAGATGATCATCGAGGTCGCGGAGTCCCAGGAAGACGAAGCCGGTGATGGAACCACGACGGCGGTCTCTCTCGCGGGCGAACTCTTGAAGAACGCCGGCGAACTCCTCGAACGGGACATTCATCCGACGCCCATCATCACCGGCTACCATCTGGCTGCCGAACGGGCGTCCGAAGAGATCGACGATATCGCGACTTCGA
This genomic stretch from Natrarchaeobius halalkaliphilus harbors:
- a CDS encoding hemolysin family protein gives rise to the protein MTRSLPLEMMVAAYDVPVVGFEIAESTVTLLGGFAVVVLIALSGFFSSSEIAMFNLPKHRLEGMVEDGTEGAALVKRLKDDPHRLLVTILVGNNIVNIAMSSIATAVLSIHFGGLLGVILATFGITAIVLLFGESVPKSYAVENTESWAIRISKPLKATEYFLFPLIVLFDYLTRQVNRLTGSTGAIESPYVTRDEIQEMIESGEREGVLEEEEHEMLTRIFRFNNTIVKEVMTPRLDMTAVPKDAAIDEAISICIQSGHARIPVYEGSLDNVQGVVHIRDLVRDLNYGETEA
- a CDS encoding metallophosphoesterase family protein, producing MTVHDSDTQGDQSSPGQDSDVLRVPIVGDLEPKPDPVFDNFESAIDAINRLAEDRSFDFVAGIGDVAHKGTRVQYEAATEILQDLEAPFYPILGNEELEESTDRFFEYAKTWNDDPSAIPDISYVKTANDVLFVFATASKNGKDFDEEELDWIESKLEAHEDLPAVLFVHAAPQNVFPEGRTMQTANFDRILSMPNVSAVFSGHSHMSVHETTTYARDEWENHHVHIPGIERTKVGDDHVPRFRIATIASDGRTTVETYNVDEDQFEDEHEVTFQLKRVAVESNGD